From a region of the Geothrix sp. 21YS21S-2 genome:
- a CDS encoding holo-ACP synthase, with protein MEPLLTLIRPGSAMKVAGVGVDLLLLERFRCLGRDLDDPFYRKTFTEGERVQAGEHGDPVLMLAFSFAGKEAVFKCLGMDGNRVRLNEIEVLGNQAGASASLRGHLARQAWAKGIGGTHLQLWHEGAFIRALAVAERMPARPDPLAAPETEAESPERLDGHPHATASEHRVGSG; from the coding sequence ATGGAGCCACTTCTCACGTTGATCCGCCCCGGCTCGGCCATGAAGGTGGCCGGGGTGGGCGTGGACCTGCTCCTTCTGGAGCGGTTCAGGTGCCTGGGGAGGGACCTGGACGACCCGTTCTACCGGAAGACCTTCACGGAAGGGGAACGGGTGCAGGCGGGCGAGCATGGGGATCCCGTCCTCATGCTCGCCTTTTCGTTTGCCGGGAAGGAAGCGGTGTTCAAGTGCCTTGGGATGGACGGGAACCGGGTCCGCCTGAACGAGATCGAGGTGCTTGGCAATCAAGCCGGAGCCTCCGCGAGCCTCCGGGGGCACCTGGCGCGCCAGGCCTGGGCGAAGGGTATCGGCGGGACCCACCTCCAACTCTGGCATGAGGGTGCTTTCATCCGGGCACTGGCCGTGGCCGAGCGCATGCCTGCCCGCCCCGATCCTCTGGCTGCGCCTGAAACGGAAGCCGAAAGCCCGGAACGACTCGATGGCCACCCCCACGCCACCGCATCCGAACACCGGGTGGGGTCAGGATGA
- a CDS encoding GNAT family N-acetyltransferase gives MTLNLATRLDLRKATPGDVPACGRICYEAFAALSRAHNFPSDFPSPEAAIGMLGVPFADPGFHCMVALREGRIIGSICLDERAPVVCLGPITVDPGAQNAGAGRLLMEAALERERGRGAAGVRLVQAAFHNRTMALYASLGFDVREPLSCMQGRTRTRSLPGCTVRPARAEDLDACCAVAQRVHGFERRGELEQMIRAGEARLVSRAGRITGYASALAFFGHAAAEETTDLKALLASADGFQGPGVLVPTRNAGLFRWCLAEGLRVVQPLTLMSVGLYHEPNGAWLPSISS, from the coding sequence ATGACCTTGAACCTCGCAACCCGTCTGGACCTGCGCAAGGCAACGCCCGGGGATGTGCCCGCCTGCGGCCGGATCTGCTACGAGGCCTTCGCCGCCCTCAGCCGCGCCCACAACTTTCCCTCCGACTTCCCGAGCCCCGAGGCCGCAATCGGCATGCTCGGCGTGCCGTTCGCGGACCCGGGCTTCCACTGCATGGTCGCGCTCCGGGAGGGACGGATCATCGGCAGCATCTGCTTGGACGAACGCGCACCCGTCGTCTGCCTGGGGCCCATCACCGTCGATCCCGGGGCCCAGAACGCCGGGGCGGGACGCCTGCTGATGGAGGCGGCCCTGGAGCGCGAGCGCGGGCGAGGCGCCGCCGGGGTGCGGCTGGTCCAGGCCGCCTTCCACAACCGCACCATGGCGCTCTACGCGAGTCTGGGCTTCGATGTGCGGGAGCCGCTTTCCTGCATGCAGGGGCGGACCCGGACCCGCAGCCTTCCCGGCTGCACCGTGCGGCCGGCGCGGGCGGAGGACCTGGACGCCTGCTGCGCTGTGGCCCAGCGGGTTCACGGCTTTGAACGCCGGGGTGAGCTGGAGCAGATGATCCGCGCCGGTGAGGCCCGGCTGGTTTCGCGCGCCGGCCGGATCACCGGCTACGCCAGCGCCCTCGCCTTCTTCGGCCACGCGGCGGCGGAGGAGACCACCGACCTGAAGGCCCTGCTCGCATCCGCCGACGGCTTCCAGGGCCCGGGGGTGCTGGTGCCGACCCGGAACGCCGGGCTGTTCCGATGGTGCCTGGCCGAAGGGCTGCGGGTGGTGCAACCCCTGACCCTCATGAGCGTGGGCTTGTACCACGAGCCCAACGGGGCCTGGCTGCCGTCCATCTCATCCTGA